A region of Streptomyces paludis DNA encodes the following proteins:
- the mtnC gene encoding acireductone synthase, giving the protein MSLRFEVDAVVLDIEGTTSATGFVVDVLYPYSRSRFAALLAERADDPEVARAVAGVRELLGEPDADAVRVEKALGQWLDEDRKATPLKTLQGIVWSEGFARGELVSHFYDDVVPVLRRWHADGVHLHVYSSGSVAAQRAWFTSSPEGDLLPLVSGLYDTENAGPKQEPESYRRIAAATGGVPERLLFLSDRPGELDAARAAGWHAVRIRRPGEPYYEQDLGGHPEAGTFDEITISARSNP; this is encoded by the coding sequence GTGAGCCTCCGGTTCGAGGTGGACGCCGTGGTGCTCGACATCGAGGGCACCACGAGCGCCACCGGATTCGTCGTCGATGTGCTCTACCCGTACTCGCGCTCCCGCTTCGCGGCGCTGCTCGCGGAGCGGGCGGACGACCCGGAGGTGGCCCGCGCGGTCGCGGGCGTGCGGGAGCTGCTCGGCGAGCCGGACGCGGACGCCGTACGGGTGGAGAAGGCGCTCGGCCAGTGGCTCGACGAGGACCGCAAGGCCACGCCGCTCAAGACCCTCCAGGGGATCGTCTGGTCCGAGGGGTTCGCCCGGGGCGAGCTGGTCTCGCACTTCTACGACGACGTGGTGCCCGTGCTGCGGCGCTGGCACGCCGACGGCGTACACCTGCATGTGTACTCGTCCGGGTCCGTGGCCGCGCAGCGGGCGTGGTTCACGAGCAGCCCGGAGGGCGACCTGCTGCCGCTCGTGTCCGGGCTGTACGACACGGAGAACGCGGGCCCCAAGCAGGAGCCGGAGTCGTACCGCCGTATCGCGGCGGCGACCGGCGGCGTACCGGAGCGGCTGCTGTTCCTCTCCGACCGGCCGGGCGAGCTGGACGCGGCCCGGGCCGCGGGCTGGCACGCGGTCCGGATCCGGCGGCCGGGCGAGCCGTACTACGAGCAGGACCTCGGCGGCCACCCCGAGGCGGGGACGTTCGACGAGATCACCATCAGCGCAAGGAGCAACCCGTGA
- a CDS encoding 1,2-dihydroxy-3-keto-5-methylthiopentene dioxygenase — MTLLTTWPESGPETTVRRTADPVEIAAALAPLGVRYEQWPVREELPEDAGSDAVFAAYGPEIDRLNAEEGFTTVDVLGLHPSDDPEYPVKAKAAREKFLQEHTHEDDDEVRFFVSGSGIFYLHVNGEVHAVFCEKGDLLGVPRGTTHWFDMGTAPAFTAIRFFHEEDGWIGSFTGSAIAARFPDYDTIAAGYAKDRAAV; from the coding sequence ATGACCCTGCTGACGACGTGGCCGGAGTCGGGCCCCGAGACCACCGTGCGCCGCACCGCCGACCCCGTGGAGATCGCCGCCGCGCTCGCGCCGCTCGGTGTGCGCTACGAGCAGTGGCCCGTGCGCGAGGAACTCCCCGAGGACGCCGGCAGCGACGCCGTCTTCGCCGCCTACGGGCCGGAGATCGACAGGCTGAACGCCGAGGAGGGTTTCACCACGGTCGATGTCCTCGGGCTGCACCCGAGCGACGATCCCGAGTACCCGGTGAAGGCGAAGGCCGCACGGGAGAAGTTCCTCCAGGAGCACACGCACGAGGACGACGACGAGGTCCGCTTCTTCGTCTCGGGCTCCGGGATCTTCTATCTGCACGTCAACGGCGAGGTGCACGCCGTGTTCTGCGAGAAGGGCGATCTGCTGGGCGTACCGCGCGGCACGACCCACTGGTTCGACATGGGCACCGCGCCGGCGTTCACCGCGATCCGGTTCTTCCACGAGGAGGACGGCTGGATCGGCAGCTTCACCGGCTCCGCCATCGCCGCGCGCTTCCCCGACTACGACACGATCGCGGCCGGGTACGCGAAGGACCGGGCGGCGGTGTGA
- a CDS encoding phosphorylase family protein translates to MTHDPLPITRIPRAGLPPYAVVVGDPARAAAVAALLDDAREVSYHREYRTFTGSWRGLPVTVASHGVGGPGAILLFQELADAGVRTILRFGTAGAMRPGIGDGDLVIAEAAVRDDGVTQQILPPEYPAVATPEAVLALQRAAREQGAPHHRGVVWTRAVFQPGLIPLTSYEGAGLAAIEMELSALFVAGGLRGLTTGGVLVIDGANADELVDEEATGGYNPHRDAVAAGVERGSVVALEALRLLASEDAR, encoded by the coding sequence ATGACCCACGACCCGCTGCCCATCACCCGTATACCCCGTGCCGGGCTGCCGCCGTACGCGGTCGTCGTGGGCGACCCGGCGCGCGCGGCGGCGGTCGCCGCGCTGCTCGACGACGCGCGGGAGGTCTCGTACCACCGTGAGTACCGTACGTTCACCGGGAGTTGGCGGGGGCTGCCGGTCACGGTGGCCTCGCACGGGGTCGGTGGCCCGGGCGCGATCCTGCTCTTCCAGGAGCTGGCGGACGCGGGGGTACGAACGATCCTGCGGTTCGGTACGGCGGGCGCGATGCGGCCCGGGATCGGTGACGGCGACCTGGTCATCGCGGAGGCGGCGGTCCGGGACGACGGGGTCACCCAGCAGATCCTGCCGCCGGAGTACCCGGCGGTGGCCACCCCCGAGGCGGTGCTCGCGCTCCAGCGCGCCGCCCGTGAGCAGGGCGCGCCGCACCACCGGGGTGTCGTGTGGACGCGGGCCGTCTTCCAGCCGGGGCTGATCCCGCTGACCTCGTACGAGGGAGCGGGGCTCGCGGCGATCGAGATGGAGCTGTCCGCGCTGTTCGTCGCGGGCGGTCTGCGGGGGCTCACCACGGGCGGGGTGCTCGTGATCGACGGTGCCAACGCCGACGAACTCGTCGACGAGGAGGCCACCGGGGGCTACAACCCGCACCGCGACGCGGTCGCGGCCGGGGTGGAGCGCGGCAGTGTGGTCGCGCTGGAGGCGCTGCGGCTGCTGGCGTCGGAGGACGCCCGATGA
- the mtnB gene encoding methylthioribulose 1-phosphate dehydratase has translation MTTSAPDIEEAGAVLAAESARFASFGWMRGTSGNLSVVVSRDPLRLAVTASGHDKGELTPSDVVLVDAEGAAVAGGRPSAEAALHARVAALTGAGAVVHVHTVASVAMGRRSPGGIVLRDLEMLKGVGQPAHDVEVTLPVIVNSQDMGVLGDRLEAARDPRMPAVVVAGHGLYVWGDTPRQARHHTEVVEWLLELELTER, from the coding sequence GTGACCACCTCCGCACCCGACATCGAAGAGGCCGGGGCCGTACTGGCCGCCGAGTCCGCGCGTTTCGCGTCGTTCGGCTGGATGCGGGGGACGTCCGGCAATCTGTCCGTCGTGGTGTCCCGCGATCCGCTGCGGCTCGCGGTCACGGCGAGCGGCCACGACAAGGGCGAGCTGACGCCCTCGGACGTGGTGCTGGTGGACGCCGAGGGGGCGGCGGTGGCCGGGGGCCGGCCGTCGGCCGAGGCCGCGCTGCACGCGCGGGTCGCCGCGCTCACGGGGGCGGGGGCGGTCGTCCACGTGCACACCGTGGCGTCGGTGGCGATGGGACGCCGTTCGCCCGGGGGCATCGTCCTGAGGGACCTGGAGATGCTGAAGGGGGTCGGGCAGCCCGCCCACGATGTGGAGGTGACCCTGCCGGTCATCGTCAACAGCCAGGACATGGGCGTCCTCGGCGACCGGCTGGAGGCGGCCCGGGACCCGCGGATGCCCGCGGTGGTCGTGGCGGGCCACGGCCTGTACGTCTGGGGCGACACTCCGCGCCAGGCCCGGCACCACACCGAAGTCGTCGAATGGCTGCTGGAGTTGGAGCTGACGGAGCGCTGA
- a CDS encoding BMP family ABC transporter substrate-binding protein, with protein MSRRTRSLQFAAAAAGTLLLVTGCNAAAKNTDTSDAGSGTAAKDAKSFTLVTPDPVGQNEFLKLAIEGVKTAAKAHSGTQKVYQSSDTASQQQNVQAAVDAAPDVIVLVGFEFADLVAQQAEAHPKQQFLMIDACTAKTFKNVSCAVFREHEGVYLAGAEAGLLSKSGKVGAVDVLDTPQFRRYSDPFAAGAKEVAPKTSASTRFVGGQSPFDDSARAKEQANSLLAKGTDQIMAAAAAGNYGVFEAAKAKGAFAYGVDVNQCPSAPGTVVDNVIKKTDVAVAEGIEQVLNGKAGQTVSYGLKEGGISLTGLEDGVDSSQCVIADHKDVLKKVEALRDRIVAGELTVDDPAAK; from the coding sequence ATGTCCCGTAGAACCCGTTCACTCCAGTTCGCCGCCGCGGCGGCCGGCACCCTGCTCCTCGTCACCGGCTGCAACGCGGCGGCGAAGAACACCGACACCTCCGACGCCGGGAGCGGCACCGCCGCCAAGGACGCGAAGTCCTTCACCCTGGTGACACCGGACCCGGTGGGCCAGAACGAGTTCCTCAAGCTCGCGATCGAGGGTGTGAAGACCGCGGCCAAGGCGCACAGCGGGACGCAGAAGGTCTACCAGTCCTCCGACACCGCCTCCCAGCAGCAGAACGTGCAGGCCGCGGTCGACGCCGCGCCGGACGTGATCGTGCTGGTCGGCTTCGAGTTCGCCGACCTCGTCGCCCAGCAGGCCGAGGCGCACCCGAAGCAGCAGTTCCTGATGATCGACGCGTGCACGGCGAAGACGTTCAAGAACGTCAGCTGCGCCGTCTTCCGTGAGCACGAGGGCGTCTATCTGGCGGGCGCCGAGGCCGGGCTGCTCAGCAAGAGCGGCAAGGTCGGCGCGGTCGACGTGCTCGACACCCCGCAGTTCCGGCGCTACAGCGACCCGTTCGCGGCCGGCGCCAAGGAAGTCGCCCCCAAGACCTCCGCGAGCACCCGCTTCGTCGGCGGCCAGTCCCCGTTCGACGACTCGGCGCGCGCCAAGGAGCAGGCGAACTCGCTGCTCGCCAAGGGCACCGACCAGATCATGGCGGCCGCCGCGGCCGGCAACTACGGCGTCTTCGAGGCGGCCAAGGCCAAGGGCGCCTTCGCGTACGGCGTGGATGTCAACCAGTGCCCGTCGGCCCCCGGCACCGTCGTCGACAACGTGATCAAGAAGACCGATGTCGCCGTCGCCGAGGGCATCGAGCAGGTCCTGAACGGCAAGGCGGGCCAGACGGTCTCGTACGGTCTGAAGGAGGGCGGCATCAGCCTCACGGGTCTGGAGGACGGGGTGGACTCCTCCCAGTGCGTGATCGCCGACCACAAGGACGTGCTGAAGAAGGTCGAGGCGCTGCGCGACCGGATCGTGGCCGGAGAGCTGACGGTCGATGACCCGGCCGCCAAGTAA
- a CDS encoding glutathione S-transferase C-terminal domain-containing protein, which translates to MPETASRSAGAATTRGCRQSQSASGPRPGTAATRTRPYRFRSRIGVGLAGGFYPVPHRYDLFLRASCPRSLRISITLGLLGLDGSVATTLLTHPAETPDAFASLRGAYEATVHHYDGPLTAPALRDRWSGRIVSNRTSDILGDLAGPLSCSDGSRPVLHPPALAPEIDTLRDLLDRNVTPAAPAAARSSALSLLEHQLTRTSHALGDDLTAADVDLWVALVPLVPAGTLSAYPRLREYVRRLGDHPAFRGSSGAVPDAA; encoded by the coding sequence ATGCCCGAGACAGCTTCGCGCAGCGCCGGCGCCGCCACTACCCGTGGCTGCCGGCAGAGTCAGTCCGCCTCGGGGCCCCGGCCCGGGACGGCCGCGACCCGCACCCGTCCGTACCGCTTCCGCAGCCGGATCGGCGTCGGCCTCGCCGGCGGCTTCTACCCGGTGCCGCACCGCTACGACCTCTTTCTGCGGGCGAGCTGTCCCCGCTCGCTGCGTATCTCGATCACTCTCGGCCTGCTCGGCCTCGACGGTTCGGTCGCCACCACACTCCTGACCCACCCCGCCGAGACGCCCGACGCCTTCGCGTCGCTGCGTGGCGCGTACGAGGCCACGGTGCACCACTACGACGGCCCGCTGACGGCGCCCGCGCTGCGCGACCGCTGGAGCGGGCGCATCGTCAGCAACCGCACCTCCGACATCCTCGGCGACCTGGCCGGCCCGCTCTCCTGCTCGGACGGCTCCCGCCCCGTCCTGCACCCGCCGGCCCTCGCCCCGGAGATCGACACACTCCGCGATCTGCTGGACCGGAACGTCACCCCGGCCGCGCCGGCCGCCGCGCGATCGTCGGCACTGAGCCTGCTGGAGCACCAACTCACCAGAACGAGCCACGCGTTGGGCGATGACCTGACGGCCGCGGATGTGGACCTGTGGGTGGCGCTCGTCCCCCTCGTCCCGGCCGGCACCCTCAGCGCGTACCCTCGGCTCCGGGAGTACGTACGCCGCCTCGGCGACCACCCCGCCTTCCGGGGCAGCAGCGGCGCGGTGCCCGACGCGGCCTGA
- a CDS encoding amidohydrolase codes for MSGADTSDVDVSGVDVSGVDVSGVDLLVHGGTVLTVDAAGTVVPDGAVAVRDGEILAVGPATDLRARYTAAEEIDARGCLVLPGLVNTHTHLAMTLLRGRADDVTLQGFLERVIRWESRLLSEDNVAAAVRAAVAESVRAGVTTALDMYWFHEAAERVAREAGWRLLTGPTFMDVPGPADGIAYADRLEWARRDLAGRPVLPGVRPVLFAHSAYTLSPGQLTDIAALAREFGALLHIHAAENASEVATVEERYGKRPVELLNALGLLGPDLLLAHTVELTDAEIAALARTGTSVAHCPVSNLKLGCGIAPVPRLLDAGVTVGLGTDGAVSSNTLDVLGAVRQAALIHKAAGDPTAVGAEQAVRMATIEGARALGLGDELGSLEAGKRADLVVLDLAAPHLRPLHDPWSTLAYAAHSSDVRDTVVDGRVLLRDRVLGPWDEAEVLAGLEALATAPEVPSV; via the coding sequence ATGAGCGGTGCCGATACGAGCGATGTCGATGTGAGCGGTGTCGATGTGAGCGGCGTCGATGTGAGCGGTGTCGATCTGCTGGTGCACGGCGGCACCGTCCTCACCGTCGACGCGGCCGGCACGGTCGTACCGGACGGCGCGGTGGCCGTCCGCGACGGCGAGATCCTCGCCGTCGGGCCGGCGACGGACCTGCGCGCCCGGTACACGGCGGCCGAGGAGATCGACGCGCGCGGTTGCCTCGTCCTGCCCGGCCTGGTCAACACCCATACGCATCTGGCGATGACACTGCTGCGCGGACGGGCGGACGATGTGACGCTCCAGGGCTTCCTGGAGCGGGTGATCCGCTGGGAGAGCCGGCTGCTGTCGGAGGACAACGTCGCCGCGGCCGTCCGGGCGGCCGTCGCGGAGAGCGTCCGGGCCGGGGTGACCACGGCGCTCGACATGTACTGGTTCCACGAGGCGGCCGAGCGGGTCGCGCGCGAGGCGGGCTGGCGGCTGCTCACCGGACCGACCTTCATGGACGTGCCCGGCCCGGCCGACGGCATCGCCTACGCGGACCGGCTGGAGTGGGCGCGCCGGGATCTCGCCGGCCGCCCGGTCCTGCCGGGCGTCCGGCCGGTGCTCTTCGCCCACTCCGCCTATACGCTCTCGCCCGGCCAGCTGACCGATATCGCGGCGCTGGCACGGGAGTTCGGCGCGCTGCTGCATATCCACGCGGCGGAGAACGCGAGCGAGGTCGCCACCGTCGAGGAGCGTTACGGCAAGCGCCCGGTGGAGCTGCTCAACGCGCTGGGGCTGCTCGGTCCTGATCTGCTGCTGGCGCACACGGTGGAGCTGACGGACGCCGAGATCGCCGCGCTGGCCCGGACGGGCACCTCGGTCGCCCACTGCCCGGTGTCCAATCTGAAACTGGGCTGCGGGATCGCCCCGGTGCCCCGGCTGCTGGACGCGGGCGTCACCGTCGGGCTCGGGACGGACGGCGCGGTCAGCTCCAACACACTGGATGTGCTGGGCGCCGTACGGCAGGCCGCGCTCATTCACAAGGCGGCCGGGGACCCGACCGCGGTCGGCGCGGAGCAGGCGGTGCGGATGGCCACGATCGAGGGTGCCCGCGCGCTGGGTCTGGGCGACGAGCTGGGCTCGCTGGAGGCCGGAAAGCGCGCCGACCTGGTCGTGCTGGACCTGGCGGCGCCCCATCTGCGCCCGCTGCACGATCCGTGGTCCACACTCGCGTACGCCGCGCACTCCTCCGACGTACGGGACACGGTCGTCGACGGGCGGGTCCTGCTGCGCGACCGGGTGCTCGGGCCGTGGGACGAGGCGGAGGTCCTGGCCGGTCTGGAGGCACTCGCCACCGCTCCGGAGGTGCCGTCCGTATGA
- a CDS encoding ABC transporter permease, translated as MARITGALRSPVTFSILAGLVIGALFLVGTGADPFAAYGAVVTGALGADGIGATLTTGTSVLGMALALAIPLRAGLINLGGDGQMVLGGIAAAVTGLYVPLPAPLAVVLALAAGIAAGAAYAAVAALCENRFGVPLLVSSLLLSYPATAFASYLARYPLKEPGSSLPQTRRLPEGVALPVFGSSTVTLGLLLVVLAAVVYWFVDRRTVAGYEIRMTGLNSRFAAYAGVERKGLTLRLMATSGGIAGLVGAIGVLSFPYRFLDGALTAPGYTWTGLTAALLAAAAPLGTVLAAFFFAVLQVGGLAMERTTEVPRELTQVLQAIVIVFLAARLRFPRRRGGAAEKPAAQEPVPQGESV; from the coding sequence ATGGCCCGAATAACGGGGGCACTGCGCTCCCCCGTCACCTTCTCCATCCTCGCCGGGCTCGTCATCGGGGCGCTGTTCCTGGTGGGGACGGGGGCCGATCCGTTCGCCGCCTACGGGGCCGTCGTCACCGGCGCGCTCGGGGCCGACGGGATCGGCGCCACGCTCACCACCGGCACCAGTGTGCTCGGGATGGCGCTGGCCCTGGCGATTCCGCTGCGGGCCGGACTCATCAACCTGGGCGGGGACGGTCAGATGGTGCTCGGCGGTATCGCCGCGGCCGTCACCGGTCTGTACGTACCGCTGCCGGCGCCGCTGGCCGTCGTGCTCGCCCTGGCCGCCGGGATCGCGGCGGGCGCGGCCTACGCGGCGGTGGCCGCGCTCTGCGAGAACCGCTTCGGGGTGCCGCTGCTGGTGAGCAGTCTGCTGCTGAGCTATCCGGCCACGGCGTTCGCCTCGTATCTGGCGCGCTATCCCCTCAAGGAGCCCGGCTCCAGTCTGCCGCAGACGCGCCGGCTCCCCGAGGGCGTGGCCCTTCCCGTGTTCGGCTCGTCGACCGTGACGCTCGGGCTGCTGCTCGTGGTACTGGCCGCGGTCGTGTACTGGTTCGTCGACCGGCGCACGGTGGCCGGGTACGAGATCCGGATGACCGGCCTCAACTCCCGCTTCGCGGCGTACGCGGGGGTGGAGCGCAAGGGGCTCACGCTCCGGCTGATGGCGACCTCGGGCGGGATCGCCGGGCTGGTCGGCGCGATCGGCGTGCTGAGCTTCCCGTACCGCTTCCTCGACGGCGCGCTCACCGCGCCCGGCTATACGTGGACGGGGCTGACGGCGGCGCTGCTCGCGGCGGCGGCCCCGCTGGGCACGGTGCTGGCCGCGTTCTTCTTCGCCGTCCTCCAGGTGGGCGGGCTCGCCATGGAGCGCACCACCGAGGTGCCGCGCGAGCTGACGCAGGTGCTCCAGGCCATCGTCATCGTGTTCCTGGCGGCCCGGCTGCGCTTCCCGCGCCGGCGCGGCGGGGCGGCGGAGAAACCCGCCGCCCAGGAACCCGTTCCCCAGGGGGAGTCCGTCTGA
- a CDS encoding ABC transporter permease encodes MFFDSDFLMSALRALTPILLAALGGAVCERAGVFNIGLEGMMLMGCFTAVATSWFTGSPWLGVLAAALAAAAYSLILAVGAVTLRGDAVVLGIAMNLLAVGLTSFLLRTVFGVQGTFGDPSLAGLPLVGGFSPLAYLAWASVGVAALMLSRHVWGLRLRGVGEAPDAAATLGVSPTRYKYAAVLVSGVLCGLAGAQLALGNVTLFSENMTAGRGWIAVVAVMLGRALPIGVLLAALLFGLAEAAGFRLQGLGLPQQATDAAPYVVTLGALFLSTAQRRRRDSRTSRPTGVTS; translated from the coding sequence ATGTTCTTCGACTCCGATTTCCTCATGTCGGCGCTGCGCGCGCTGACGCCGATCCTGCTCGCCGCGCTCGGCGGCGCCGTGTGCGAGCGCGCGGGCGTCTTCAACATCGGCCTCGAAGGCATGATGCTGATGGGCTGCTTCACGGCCGTGGCGACGAGCTGGTTCACCGGCAGTCCCTGGCTCGGGGTGCTGGCCGCCGCGCTGGCCGCCGCCGCGTACTCGCTGATCCTCGCCGTCGGCGCGGTCACCCTGCGCGGTGACGCGGTGGTGCTGGGCATCGCGATGAACCTGCTGGCCGTGGGTCTGACGAGCTTCCTGCTGCGGACGGTCTTCGGGGTGCAGGGCACCTTCGGCGATCCGTCGCTCGCCGGGCTCCCGCTGGTCGGGGGCTTCTCCCCGCTCGCGTATCTGGCCTGGGCGTCGGTCGGGGTGGCGGCGCTGATGCTGTCGCGGCACGTGTGGGGACTGCGGCTGCGCGGGGTCGGTGAGGCACCCGACGCGGCGGCCACCCTCGGGGTGAGCCCGACGCGGTACAAGTACGCGGCGGTGCTGGTCTCCGGTGTGCTGTGCGGGCTCGCCGGGGCGCAACTGGCCCTGGGGAACGTGACGCTGTTCTCCGAGAACATGACCGCGGGGCGCGGCTGGATCGCCGTCGTCGCGGTCATGCTGGGCCGCGCGCTGCCCATCGGCGTGCTGCTCGCGGCGCTGCTCTTCGGTCTCGCCGAGGCCGCGGGCTTCCGCCTTCAGGGCCTCGGTCTGCCCCAGCAGGCGACCGACGCCGCGCCGTACGTCGTCACACTCGGCGCTCTCTTCCTCAGCACGGCACAGCGGCGCCGCCGCGACAGCCGTACGAGCCGTCCGACGGGAGTCACCTCATGA
- the mtnA gene encoding S-methyl-5-thioribose-1-phosphate isomerase, producing the protein MTQELRAVEWTGNALSLIDQTVLPHATEIRRIDGVDALVDAVQRLVVRGAPAIGAAGAYGVALAMIEGEREGRSRDEVLAAVARVRAARPTAVNLMVCVDRVMTRFDEGLDAVLAEAAAVQREDIGANRAMGAYGADWLVERTGVDRPLRILTHCNTGALATAGWGTALGVIRELHARGLLEAVYVDETRPLLQGSRLTAWELAQEGITHYVQADGAAAGTILSGRVDAAIVGADRIAANGDVANKVGTVGVALACADAGIPFLVAAPTTTVDLSTASGADIHIELRGEDEVLEWAGVRTAPPGSRGHNPAFDVTPARLVTGLVTERGVLEVSAGEVPADEVSA; encoded by the coding sequence ATGACCCAGGAACTGCGCGCCGTCGAGTGGACCGGAAACGCCCTCTCGCTGATCGACCAGACCGTCCTTCCGCACGCCACCGAGATCCGCCGGATCGACGGTGTGGACGCGCTGGTGGACGCGGTCCAGCGGCTCGTGGTGCGGGGTGCCCCGGCGATCGGCGCGGCGGGCGCGTACGGGGTGGCGCTCGCGATGATCGAGGGGGAGCGCGAGGGCCGGTCGCGCGACGAGGTGCTGGCGGCCGTCGCGCGGGTCCGCGCGGCACGGCCCACCGCGGTCAATCTCATGGTCTGTGTCGACCGTGTCATGACCCGCTTCGACGAGGGCCTCGACGCGGTGCTGGCCGAGGCCGCGGCCGTACAGCGCGAGGACATCGGGGCGAACCGCGCGATGGGCGCGTACGGCGCGGACTGGCTCGTCGAACGGACCGGGGTGGACCGGCCGCTGCGGATCCTGACCCACTGCAACACCGGCGCGCTGGCCACGGCGGGGTGGGGCACCGCGCTCGGTGTCATCCGCGAGCTGCACGCCCGGGGCCTGCTGGAGGCCGTGTACGTGGACGAGACCCGGCCCCTGTTGCAGGGGTCACGGCTGACGGCCTGGGAACTCGCCCAGGAGGGCATCACCCACTACGTCCAGGCCGACGGCGCCGCCGCCGGCACGATCCTGAGCGGCCGGGTGGACGCGGCGATCGTCGGAGCCGACCGGATCGCCGCCAACGGGGATGTCGCGAACAAGGTCGGCACCGTGGGCGTCGCGCTGGCCTGCGCCGACGCGGGGATCCCGTTCCTGGTGGCCGCGCCCACGACGACGGTGGACCTGTCCACGGCGTCCGGGGCCGATATCCACATCGAGCTGCGCGGTGAGGACGAGGTGCTGGAGTGGGCGGGGGTACGGACGGCTCCGCCCGGCTCCCGCGGCCACAATCCGGCGTTCGACGTGACGCCGGCGCGGCTGGTGACGGGGCTGGTCACGGAGCGCGGTGTGCTGGAGGTGTCGGCGGGCGAGGTCCCGGCGGACGAGGTCTCCGCGTAA
- a CDS encoding ABC transporter ATP-binding protein has product MTRPPSNAAATAEAGATAPASAVAVELRGITKRFPGTLANDRVDLTVRRGEIHALMGENGAGKSTLMSVLYGMERPDAGSIHVDGREVSFASPSAAMAAGLGMVHQNFKLFDSLTVTENVVYRAEPRRFGLVDRAAARRRVRELAEEYGVSVDPDARVGALPVGLRQRVEILKLLHRGARTLILDEPTAVLTPAEADALFAVLTTLTGQDRTVILVTHKLREVLEGSDNVTVLRDGRVVARLRTADTSADAIAAAMTGRAVDLDRVHPAGTPGEAVLDVEGLSTTGVHGVGLTVRAGEIVGVAGVAGNGQSELVEALAGLRPVTAGRIGLKGTDITHASATERRARGLAYVPEDRHAVGTAPAATIAENLAMGHHRASLSSRRGLLPPAAVRAHAQRLVERFGIKAATPDVPASALSGGNLQKLLIGRELTHEAPLLLVEQPTRGVDIGAIQAIHDELIAYRDAGHAVLLVSAELSEIRGLADRVLVMYEGRVTASYGKAEADEATLGLAMAGGTTSPAVPASTTAPAPLNATAPERD; this is encoded by the coding sequence ATGACCCGGCCGCCAAGTAACGCTGCCGCCACGGCGGAGGCCGGTGCCACGGCCCCGGCCTCCGCCGTGGCCGTGGAGCTGCGGGGCATCACCAAGCGCTTCCCCGGCACGCTCGCCAACGACCGTGTCGATCTGACCGTACGGCGCGGTGAGATCCACGCGCTGATGGGCGAGAACGGCGCCGGGAAGTCCACGCTGATGTCCGTGCTGTACGGGATGGAGCGGCCGGACGCCGGCTCGATCCATGTCGACGGGCGCGAGGTGTCCTTCGCGAGCCCGAGCGCGGCGATGGCCGCCGGGCTCGGCATGGTGCACCAGAACTTCAAGCTGTTCGACTCGCTGACGGTCACCGAGAACGTCGTCTACCGGGCCGAGCCGCGCCGCTTCGGCCTGGTGGACCGCGCGGCGGCCCGGCGCCGGGTGCGTGAACTCGCCGAGGAGTACGGGGTCTCCGTCGATCCGGACGCCCGGGTCGGCGCGCTGCCGGTCGGGCTGCGGCAGCGCGTGGAGATCCTGAAGCTGCTGCACCGGGGCGCCCGGACGCTGATCCTCGACGAGCCCACGGCGGTGCTGACCCCGGCCGAGGCCGACGCCCTGTTCGCGGTCCTGACGACGCTGACCGGGCAGGACCGTACGGTGATCCTCGTCACGCACAAGCTGCGCGAGGTGCTCGAAGGCAGCGACAACGTCACGGTGCTGCGGGACGGGCGGGTGGTCGCGCGGCTGCGTACGGCCGACACCAGCGCCGACGCGATCGCGGCGGCGATGACCGGCCGCGCGGTCGATCTCGACCGGGTCCACCCGGCGGGGACGCCCGGGGAGGCCGTCCTCGATGTCGAGGGGCTGAGCACCACGGGGGTGCACGGGGTCGGGCTGACCGTCCGCGCGGGCGAGATCGTCGGGGTCGCGGGCGTGGCGGGCAACGGCCAGAGCGAGCTGGTGGAGGCGCTCGCCGGGCTGCGGCCGGTCACCGCGGGGCGGATCGGCCTCAAGGGGACGGACATCACCCACGCCTCGGCCACCGAGCGGCGCGCGCGGGGCCTCGCCTACGTACCGGAGGACCGCCACGCGGTCGGCACCGCGCCCGCCGCGACCATCGCGGAGAACCTGGCCATGGGCCACCACCGCGCCTCGCTCTCCTCCCGTCGCGGGCTGCTGCCGCCCGCCGCCGTACGCGCCCACGCACAGCGCCTCGTCGAGCGGTTCGGCATCAAGGCGGCCACGCCCGACGTGCCCGCCTCGGCACTGTCGGGAGGCAACCTCCAGAAGCTGCTGATCGGCCGCGAACTCACCCACGAGGCACCGCTGCTGCTGGTCGAGCAGCCCACGCGCGGGGTCGACATCGGGGCGATCCAGGCCATCCACGACGAGCTGATCGCCTATCGCGACGCGGGCCACGCCGTGCTCCTCGTCTCCGCCGAACTCAGCGAGATCCGCGGCCTCGCCGACCGGGTCCTGGTGATGTACGAGGGCCGGGTGACCGCCTCGTACGGCAAGGCGGAGGCGGACGAGGCGACGCTGGGGCTCGCGATGGCGGGCGGGACGACGTCCCCCGCTGTGCCCGCGTCCACAACAGCGCCCGCCCCGCTCAACGCCACCGCGCCGGAACGAGACTGA